In one Leptospiraceae bacterium genomic region, the following are encoded:
- the gcvP gene encoding aminomethyl-transferring glycine dehydrogenase, whose amino-acid sequence MTQTILTELSKEEIEENSYFLQRHVGSGPAEIQEMLHLLGYSNIQEFIKKTVPEEILLDSELQLPLPLSEYETLKRLKSIVSQNKLFRSFIGAGYYNTILPPVIQRNILENPGWYTAYTPYQAEISQGRLEALLNFQTMICELTGMEISNASLLDEGTAAAEAMSMCFGLKKKENGNTIFVADNCHPQTIDVMLTRAEPFDIDLEISNLGSFKPSKKYFAILIQYPGTDGKVEDFEALSRSCKENGILFIVAADILSLALLKPPAEFGADVAIGSTQRFGVPMGFGGPHAAYMATHDTYKRSMPGRLIGVSKDRQGKKALRLALQTREQHIRRDKATSNICTAQVLLAVMAAMYASYHGPKGIKQIAESIHFKTRFLAGVLKENGYSLQHENFFDTLFFPVNGEKKELIRKRALEKEMNLNYLQKDYVGFSLDETVSDTDLQDLFYIFTGKNDLVVKIEKEYALPKELLRTSKYLQHEVFNSYHTETKMLRYLKMLENRDISLTRSMIPLGSCTMKLNAASEMLPLTWPELSNLHPFVPEEQSIGYRQMIEELNAWLSEITGFHSVSLQPNAGSQGEYAGLLAIRRYLQARGENERDICLIPISAHGTNPASAVMAGMKVVVVNCDAEGNIDPKDLDKKIEAHKENLAALMITYPSTHGVFEEGIRGICKKIHDAGGQVYMDGANMNAQVGLCKPADIGADVCHLNLHKTFCIPHGGGGPGVGPVALASHLVEYLPGHSLVSNGAGKEGAVSSAPYGSAGIVSISWAYIQMLGGKGLRYATIVAILNANYIAKRLSSKYPVLYKGKNSLVAHECIIDLRKFKNTAKVDVEDFAKRLIDYGFHAPTMSWPVPGTLMIEPTESESKEELDHFCDAMLTMSEEVKEIEEGKVPADNNPMKNAPHTAEVLLNEHWDFPYSREKAAFPLPYLRENKYWPVVGRVDNVYGDRNLVCTCPSIEDFR is encoded by the coding sequence ATGACCCAAACAATATTAACAGAATTAAGTAAGGAAGAAATAGAAGAAAATAGCTATTTCTTACAGAGACATGTAGGCTCCGGTCCTGCTGAAATACAAGAAATGCTGCATTTACTCGGTTATTCAAACATACAAGAATTTATAAAGAAAACAGTTCCCGAAGAAATTCTTCTAGACTCCGAGTTACAACTCCCGCTTCCCTTATCTGAGTATGAGACACTGAAACGCTTAAAGTCCATTGTATCCCAAAATAAGTTGTTTCGTTCTTTCATTGGTGCGGGTTATTATAATACCATTCTACCTCCTGTCATACAGAGGAACATCCTGGAAAATCCGGGCTGGTATACCGCCTATACTCCTTACCAGGCGGAAATTTCTCAGGGACGTTTAGAAGCTTTATTAAATTTCCAGACAATGATCTGTGAACTCACAGGAATGGAAATTTCCAATGCATCTTTACTGGATGAGGGTACGGCTGCGGCTGAAGCTATGAGTATGTGCTTTGGTTTAAAAAAGAAAGAAAATGGAAATACCATCTTCGTAGCTGATAACTGCCATCCTCAGACCATTGATGTAATGCTAACCCGTGCGGAACCCTTTGATATTGATTTAGAAATTTCTAATTTAGGTTCTTTTAAACCTTCGAAAAAATATTTTGCCATCCTCATACAGTATCCCGGTACAGATGGAAAAGTTGAGGATTTTGAAGCCCTTTCTCGTTCCTGTAAAGAAAATGGAATTTTATTCATTGTCGCAGCCGATATACTTTCCCTGGCCTTATTAAAACCTCCGGCTGAATTTGGTGCCGATGTGGCGATTGGAAGTACCCAGAGATTCGGTGTTCCTATGGGTTTCGGCGGGCCTCATGCCGCTTATATGGCAACCCATGATACGTATAAAAGAAGTATGCCGGGAAGGCTTATCGGGGTTTCCAAAGACCGGCAGGGTAAAAAAGCTTTACGTCTCGCTTTGCAAACCAGAGAACAACACATTCGTCGTGATAAAGCAACCAGCAACATCTGTACTGCACAGGTTTTACTTGCAGTTATGGCTGCCATGTATGCTTCTTACCATGGCCCCAAAGGTATCAAGCAAATTGCAGAATCAATCCATTTTAAAACTCGATTTTTGGCCGGAGTTTTGAAAGAAAATGGTTATAGTTTGCAACACGAAAATTTCTTTGATACTTTATTTTTCCCCGTAAACGGAGAAAAGAAGGAATTAATAAGAAAGCGTGCCTTAGAAAAAGAAATGAATCTGAATTACCTACAGAAAGATTATGTGGGATTTTCTCTGGATGAAACGGTGTCCGATACAGATTTGCAGGATTTATTCTATATTTTTACCGGGAAAAATGATTTAGTCGTAAAAATAGAAAAAGAATATGCTCTTCCAAAAGAATTACTCAGAACTTCTAAGTATCTACAGCACGAGGTTTTTAATTCCTATCACACGGAAACTAAAATGCTTCGTTATTTGAAAATGTTAGAAAACCGGGATATAAGCCTGACCCGTTCCATGATTCCTCTGGGTTCCTGTACAATGAAGTTAAATGCGGCTTCTGAAATGTTACCTCTTACCTGGCCGGAACTCTCTAACCTTCACCCTTTTGTACCTGAAGAACAGTCGATAGGCTACAGGCAAATGATTGAAGAGTTGAATGCCTGGCTTTCTGAAATTACAGGCTTTCATTCCGTTTCTTTACAGCCGAATGCGGGTTCACAGGGAGAATATGCCGGACTTCTGGCGATTCGCCGTTACTTGCAGGCCAGGGGAGAAAACGAAAGGGATATATGCCTGATTCCGATTTCTGCACACGGAACCAATCCGGCGAGTGCGGTTATGGCAGGAATGAAGGTCGTTGTGGTAAACTGTGATGCGGAAGGAAATATAGATCCAAAAGATCTGGACAAAAAAATTGAAGCACACAAAGAAAATCTTGCTGCTCTTATGATCACCTACCCGTCCACTCACGGAGTATTTGAAGAAGGAATACGGGGGATTTGTAAAAAAATTCATGATGCAGGCGGACAGGTATATATGGATGGTGCGAACATGAATGCCCAGGTGGGTCTGTGTAAACCAGCAGATATAGGTGCAGATGTTTGCCATTTGAATCTCCATAAAACCTTTTGCATCCCTCACGGAGGGGGAGGACCCGGTGTTGGTCCGGTTGCTCTTGCTTCTCATTTAGTTGAGTATTTACCCGGACACAGCCTGGTTTCTAACGGTGCCGGTAAAGAAGGAGCTGTATCTTCTGCTCCCTACGGAAGTGCCGGTATTGTTTCGATTTCCTGGGCTTATATTCAAATGCTCGGTGGAAAAGGGCTTAGATATGCAACCATAGTGGCTATTTTAAATGCTAACTATATAGCGAAACGCTTATCTTCAAAATATCCGGTTCTTTATAAAGGAAAAAATAGTCTTGTGGCTCATGAATGTATAATTGATCTCAGGAAATTTAAAAATACGGCGAAAGTCGATGTGGAAGATTTTGCTAAGAGGTTAATCGATTATGGTTTTCATGCTCCTACCATGTCCTGGCCGGTTCCGGGTACTCTTATGATAGAACCCACGGAGAGTGAGTCAAAAGAAGAACTGGATCATTTCTGCGATGCTATGCTAACGATGAGTGAAGAAGTTAAGGAAATTGAAGAAGGTAAAGTTCCTGCAGATAATAACCCTATGAAAAATGCTCCCCATACAGCCGAGGTTTTATTGAATGAACATTGGGATTTTCCCTATAGCCGAGAAAAAGCTGCATTTCCGCTTCCGTATTTAAGAGAAAATAAATATTGGCCGGTTGTAGGAAGGGTGGATAACGTATACGGAGATAGGAATTTAGTCTGTACCTGTCCTTCTATTGAAGACTTTCGATAA
- the gcvH gene encoding glycine cleavage system protein GcvH has product MAEAKVQDGLLYTEKHEWVKVEGDTATVGISDYAQSALGDIVFIELPEAGTELSSGDSFGTIESVKAADDLYSPVGGKVSESNSSIIEDPAAINKDAYASWMIKISGIDSSSLNSLMDANKYKEYLSSL; this is encoded by the coding sequence ATGGCTGAAGCAAAAGTTCAGGATGGCTTACTGTATACGGAAAAACACGAGTGGGTAAAAGTAGAAGGAGATACAGCTACTGTAGGTATCAGCGATTATGCTCAATCTGCTCTCGGAGATATTGTTTTTATTGAACTACCGGAAGCAGGTACAGAACTTTCCTCCGGTGATAGTTTTGGAACAATCGAATCGGTGAAAGCTGCTGACGATTTATATAGTCCTGTAGGAGGAAAGGTAAGTGAATCCAATTCTTCTATTATAGAGGATCCGGCTGCAATCAATAAAGATGCTTACGCGTCCTGGATGATTAAAATAAGCGGAATTGATTCTTCTTCTTTGAACTCCTTAATGGATGCAAATAAATATAAAGAATATCTGAGTTCTCTATAA
- the gcvT gene encoding glycine cleavage system aminomethyltransferase GcvT, which produces MDTLKKTPLNSHHIALKAKMVPFGGWHMPVQYTGIIQEHLATREKAGLFDVSHMGEIFLEGDEKPLLSFLEKLSCNLVSVMQDGQVQYNAILNETGGLVDDITLYRFHARKYMICSNAANYEKVFERLVSVPHEGIDIRNESLNWHQIAIQGPLAEEILASVIGQVCKEIAYYRFRVLTFEGEELIVSRTGYTGEDGFEIYSGISKGIQLWEKLLETGNRKGLLPVGLGARDTLRLEAKYPLYGHELNAERSPVESGLSWIVKEKEDKYPEYEKILSEKKNGTEKSIAGIKLTETGIPREGYLVYAVSGECIGEVTSGTFSPSLKEGIGLAYLNSKYIQDEKEILVEIRNVKKKAVIYQKKFVQSGVKKNK; this is translated from the coding sequence TTGGACACTCTCAAAAAAACCCCCTTAAATTCCCACCATATTGCCCTAAAAGCTAAAATGGTCCCTTTTGGAGGCTGGCACATGCCGGTCCAGTACACAGGCATTATTCAGGAGCACCTTGCTACAAGAGAAAAAGCCGGTTTGTTTGATGTTTCCCACATGGGGGAAATATTTCTTGAGGGGGACGAAAAACCTCTTCTGTCTTTTTTAGAGAAACTGAGTTGCAATCTGGTTTCAGTCATGCAAGACGGACAGGTTCAATACAATGCTATTTTAAACGAGACGGGGGGACTTGTAGATGATATTACTCTCTACCGATTTCATGCCCGTAAATACATGATTTGCTCCAATGCAGCGAACTATGAAAAAGTTTTTGAAAGACTGGTCTCCGTCCCCCATGAAGGAATTGATATTCGAAACGAAAGTTTAAACTGGCACCAAATTGCTATTCAAGGCCCTCTTGCAGAAGAGATACTGGCTTCTGTTATCGGACAGGTTTGCAAAGAAATAGCCTATTATCGTTTTAGGGTTTTGACATTTGAGGGAGAAGAGTTGATTGTTTCCCGAACCGGTTACACGGGAGAGGATGGGTTTGAAATCTATTCCGGAATTTCTAAAGGAATTCAACTCTGGGAAAAGTTATTAGAAACAGGAAACAGGAAAGGACTTTTACCGGTAGGACTCGGAGCCAGGGATACCCTGCGTTTGGAAGCCAAATATCCCCTCTACGGTCACGAGCTAAATGCAGAAAGAAGTCCGGTGGAATCCGGTCTTTCTTGGATCGTAAAAGAGAAAGAAGATAAATATCCCGAATACGAAAAGATCCTTTCTGAGAAAAAAAATGGAACTGAGAAATCTATCGCAGGCATTAAACTTACAGAAACCGGCATCCCGAGAGAAGGTTATCTGGTATATGCAGTTTCCGGTGAGTGTATAGGGGAAGTAACTTCCGGCACATTTTCTCCGAGTCTGAAAGAAGGAATCGGTCTTGCCTACTTGAATTCTAAATATATTCAAGATGAAAAGGAAATACTGGTAGAAATTCGTAATGTAAAAAAGAAAGCAGTTATATATCAAAAGAAATTTGTACAGAGCGGCGTAAAAAAGAATAAATAA
- a CDS encoding M23 family metallopeptidase produces the protein MDFATGGKIGTPILAISDGEVIRVLTNRYSIGNAIFVKHRDGFISKYGHLSAYSPKVKAKLPGVVKTFIERRVDYDFTLIETIPVKKGEVIAYAGNTGIGPIHLHLEIMKDGIYYNPALFGINYNPNSEIVVYRLSIKPEGSKSRVNGSKQELILDLSRKSNGVFLPASNKKIIIEGKASVSIWGHERSGSSAKIGFQGMELFANGKMLQQLTFHRIKSSHKYRSGLPMDNYRSSISGKPFKYYLHSRVEHGLLGYKYPQKGKGLLVEDELARGQNRIEVMVSGLQKEALVSFDVYRNAKKRIYTDKKPTYNVFPHKPKTIYSEDKRAKAHFPSYSVFFPDNYKLYKTSSIHISAPGMKALSNFYTITPYCREFNLGFDLILKLPKNIKSDKAGLYRINAGGNSISFYDSEYIKKGNFYKRERLRTAGTYAILEDNEKPIIEMYRYKSGINFKKNWFKLYLKVKDKGSGVRHMGLKVWVDGKETWVDYDPEGGLREVFRPRSLIYGKGNHVLTAVAIDRAGNKSDPFTFHYTVE, from the coding sequence ATGGACTTTGCAACCGGTGGAAAAATCGGTACTCCCATCCTGGCTATCAGTGACGGAGAAGTAATTCGAGTCTTAACTAACCGATATTCGATAGGAAACGCTATCTTTGTGAAACACAGGGATGGTTTTATCTCCAAATACGGGCATTTGAGTGCATATTCTCCCAAAGTAAAAGCAAAGCTTCCCGGAGTCGTAAAGACCTTTATTGAAAGACGGGTTGACTATGACTTTACCCTGATTGAAACGATTCCCGTAAAAAAAGGAGAAGTCATTGCTTACGCCGGAAATACGGGCATAGGTCCGATTCATTTACATCTTGAGATCATGAAAGATGGAATTTATTATAACCCGGCTCTTTTTGGAATCAACTACAATCCAAACTCGGAAATCGTGGTTTATCGTTTGAGCATAAAGCCTGAAGGAAGTAAAAGCCGAGTCAACGGAAGTAAGCAGGAATTAATTTTGGATTTGAGTAGAAAATCGAATGGAGTCTTTTTACCTGCTTCGAATAAGAAAATTATAATTGAAGGTAAAGCATCAGTTAGTATTTGGGGGCATGAACGTTCGGGTTCCTCTGCCAAAATAGGATTCCAGGGAATGGAATTATTTGCAAATGGAAAGATGTTGCAACAACTCACTTTTCATAGGATAAAAAGCAGTCATAAATATCGTTCCGGTCTTCCTATGGATAATTATAGAAGTAGTATAAGCGGAAAACCCTTTAAATACTATCTGCATTCGAGAGTAGAACACGGATTACTCGGTTATAAATATCCTCAAAAAGGAAAGGGACTCCTGGTAGAAGATGAACTGGCCAGAGGGCAGAACCGTATAGAGGTAATGGTAAGCGGTCTTCAGAAAGAAGCTTTAGTATCTTTCGATGTATACAGAAATGCAAAAAAAAGAATCTATACGGATAAGAAACCCACGTATAATGTATTTCCTCATAAACCCAAAACCATTTACTCGGAAGACAAAAGGGCAAAAGCACATTTCCCTTCCTATTCTGTATTTTTTCCGGATAATTATAAATTATATAAAACTTCATCCATACACATTTCTGCTCCCGGCATGAAAGCTCTGAGTAATTTTTATACGATAACACCTTATTGTCGGGAGTTTAACCTCGGCTTTGATCTTATTCTGAAACTACCCAAAAACATTAAAAGTGACAAAGCGGGTCTATACAGAATCAATGCAGGTGGAAACAGCATATCCTTCTATGATTCGGAATATATCAAAAAGGGGAATTTTTATAAAAGAGAACGACTCAGAACAGCCGGAACCTATGCTATTTTAGAAGATAATGAAAAACCTATCATTGAAATGTATCGTTATAAAAGCGGGATAAATTTTAAGAAAAATTGGTTTAAGTTGTATTTAAAAGTAAAAGATAAGGGAAGCGGTGTTCGACATATGGGTCTAAAAGTCTGGGTAGATGGTAAAGAAACCTGGGTAGACTATGACCCGGAGGGAGGCTTACGGGAAGTTTTCCGTCCGCGAAGCTTGATCTATGGCAAGGGTAATCATGTCCTCACAGCTGTAGCAATAGATAGAGCAGGGAATAAGTCAGATCCTTTTACTTTTCATTACACCGTTGAGTGA
- a CDS encoding nitroreductase — translation MNVFEAIEGRRSIREFLSKEVELEKLEKVLEVSRRAPSWKNIQAYKLAVVRGESLQNLKNKLFAAAEKEEAETPDFPYQTQYPSYVKKRMLNLGMEFYTWLNIDRKDREKRKEQMLKNFHAFGASVAIFFFMEKGFAFWESLDLGILLGHIMLSAREEGLETIAMASLAAYPQIVKKELNIPDNWNLAVGMALGYADMQARTNQFVTEREDKKEIITYYL, via the coding sequence ATGAACGTATTCGAAGCCATTGAAGGCCGCAGGTCTATAAGAGAATTCCTTTCTAAAGAAGTGGAGTTAGAAAAATTAGAGAAAGTGCTGGAAGTTTCCAGAAGAGCCCCTTCCTGGAAAAATATTCAGGCTTATAAATTAGCCGTTGTCCGGGGAGAGAGTTTACAAAATCTGAAAAACAAACTATTTGCTGCTGCCGAAAAAGAAGAGGCGGAAACACCGGATTTTCCTTATCAAACACAGTATCCCTCTTATGTAAAAAAGAGGATGCTAAATCTGGGTATGGAATTTTATACATGGCTAAATATTGATAGGAAGGATAGAGAAAAGAGAAAAGAACAGATGCTTAAAAACTTCCATGCTTTTGGTGCATCTGTTGCCATATTTTTCTTTATGGAAAAAGGATTCGCTTTCTGGGAAAGTCTGGATCTCGGAATTTTACTAGGCCACATTATGTTATCAGCCAGGGAAGAGGGTTTGGAAACCATAGCCATGGCAAGTCTCGCTGCCTATCCTCAAATTGTTAAGAAGGAATTGAATATTCCTGATAACTGGAACCTGGCCGTAGGCATGGCTCTCGGCTACGCCGATATGCAGGCGAGAACCAATCAGTTTGTAACCGAACGGGAAGACAAAAAAGAGATAATTACCTATTACTTGTAA
- a CDS encoding MFS transporter, which yields MRKYILFLLFASCTGLNIIAPNITEISRSLGISKLLGLISLGGINYFLIYIPMAFSSFFFFFYNRKNRIPLPIFTFGLAILHTGIFFTSDIYIFSTINFWIGAILGILIPTCYQYLKAISEKSNTMQTVGLINISMGTGLAFGQYLAGLIGMNIQEGWRYSYLGVGLLLLFATFMLTQKGKRFEYPETTEKREKERIQNKTFYTLLLAQYIPGSIPWGALTVYIFPFIESENHLNKLDSVNMLTLLGIGMIFGTYIAALFGDWLKKKEREWMIQHILIISFILSEVLVYFFLNYLSYINKSLSYIIIFIAGIILAFPGTYIKGILFTGLSEFQIRRIFSIENFLESLGKGLGPFIVSIFIFSTGKLLESMLYSLMFWNVSILILFFAFYRKRNL from the coding sequence ATGAGAAAATATATTTTATTTCTTCTATTTGCTTCCTGTACAGGACTAAACATCATTGCTCCCAATATAACAGAGATTTCCCGGAGCCTGGGAATCAGTAAATTACTTGGCCTGATTTCTCTCGGAGGAATAAACTATTTTTTAATATATATTCCGATGGCGTTTTCCTCTTTCTTTTTCTTCTTTTACAACCGGAAAAATAGAATACCTCTTCCAATTTTTACTTTTGGCCTCGCTATATTACACACCGGTATATTTTTCACCTCCGATATTTACATTTTTTCTACTATAAATTTTTGGATAGGTGCTATACTGGGAATCTTGATACCGACTTGTTATCAGTATTTAAAAGCAATCAGCGAAAAGAGTAATACTATGCAGACGGTCGGTTTGATTAATATATCTATGGGAACAGGACTTGCCTTTGGCCAGTATCTTGCCGGTCTCATTGGTATGAATATACAAGAAGGCTGGAGATATTCTTATCTGGGGGTTGGTTTATTACTTTTATTCGCAACGTTTATGCTTACACAAAAAGGAAAGAGATTCGAATATCCAGAAACGACAGAAAAAAGAGAAAAAGAAAGGATCCAAAATAAAACATTTTACACTCTATTACTGGCTCAATATATTCCCGGTTCTATACCCTGGGGAGCTTTAACAGTATATATTTTTCCATTTATTGAATCGGAAAATCATCTCAACAAATTAGATTCTGTTAATATGTTGACTCTTCTTGGGATTGGAATGATATTCGGAACCTATATAGCTGCATTGTTTGGTGATTGGCTAAAGAAAAAGGAAAGAGAATGGATGATTCAGCATATTCTTATTATTTCATTTATCCTAAGTGAAGTTTTGGTTTATTTCTTTTTGAACTATTTAAGTTATATTAATAAATCTTTATCTTATATAATCATTTTTATTGCAGGAATTATATTGGCGTTTCCGGGAACTTATATAAAAGGAATCCTTTTTACAGGATTAAGCGAATTTCAAATCAGACGCATTTTTTCCATAGAGAATTTCTTAGAAAGTCTGGGAAAAGGTCTTGGGCCTTTTATTGTAAGTATATTCATTTTTTCAACAGGAAAGCTTCTGGAATCTATGTTATATTCTCTCATGTTTTGGAATGTATCAATTCTCATATTATTCTTTGCTTTTTACAGGAAACGAAACTTATGA
- a CDS encoding patatin-like phospholipase family protein, with protein sequence MRYDYNRRKVNIEAKLWTKNKSYPVKISELSNYGCKFTGKVDIKLGSIIDLFISSHIFFTGTIKNKSKNSYGVSILSLSKNVFENISNFSKGKDIIHKTHKQFHNVTRILVLGAGAGKIFAQLELLKMIEKEKNQSLFSMFDCFVGVSSGGILSALLAMGHSLEKIHELLKENYQPWNIFHLNYFNSLLDNSSLKASIRNTFKGITFNALEKQLMLVSRNFSSGIYMYASNATEGQVKLEEVLFESISVPIFFGVENDMVDGAVGMFINPSEIILRHYRSLGQDMNRIKIYYLDAGFDPIHRFKKTNKNILTQLFWLLEITFKDLIISSLEKIDYHFPEVEFHPFIFSYSKNYDLLVKEDLINANKEIQTKSDDILEFIRNYI encoded by the coding sequence ATGAGATATGACTATAACAGAAGAAAAGTTAATATAGAAGCCAAATTGTGGACGAAAAATAAAAGCTATCCTGTAAAAATAAGTGAACTTAGTAATTATGGTTGTAAGTTTACGGGGAAGGTAGATATAAAATTAGGTAGTATCATTGATTTATTCATATCATCCCATATTTTTTTTACAGGGACCATAAAAAACAAAAGTAAAAATTCATACGGAGTTTCTATATTATCATTATCTAAAAATGTATTTGAAAATATATCTAATTTTAGCAAGGGAAAGGATATTATCCATAAAACCCATAAGCAATTTCATAATGTAACAAGAATACTGGTACTGGGTGCCGGTGCAGGTAAAATATTTGCTCAATTAGAATTACTTAAAATGATCGAAAAAGAAAAAAATCAAAGTCTTTTTTCTATGTTTGATTGTTTTGTAGGAGTTTCTTCCGGAGGAATTTTATCCGCTTTACTCGCTATGGGCCATTCATTAGAAAAAATTCATGAACTATTAAAAGAAAATTATCAACCATGGAATATTTTCCACCTGAACTATTTCAATTCTTTATTGGATAATAGTTCCTTAAAAGCGAGTATTCGTAATACATTTAAAGGCATTACTTTTAATGCTTTGGAAAAGCAACTAATGTTAGTCAGTAGAAATTTCTCTTCCGGGATTTATATGTATGCAAGCAATGCAACAGAAGGACAGGTAAAACTGGAAGAGGTTCTTTTTGAGTCTATTTCCGTACCTATATTTTTTGGTGTAGAAAACGATATGGTGGATGGTGCTGTAGGTATGTTTATAAATCCTTCTGAAATTATCCTGAGACATTATCGTAGCCTGGGACAGGATATGAATCGAATTAAAATATATTATTTAGATGCCGGCTTTGATCCTATTCATAGATTTAAAAAGACAAATAAAAATATTCTTACACAGCTATTCTGGCTTTTAGAAATTACTTTTAAAGACCTTATCATATCAAGTTTAGAAAAAATTGATTATCATTTTCCGGAAGTAGAATTCCATCCCTTTATCTTTTCTTATTCTAAAAATTATGACTTATTAGTAAAAGAAGATTTAATAAATGCAAACAAAGAGATTCAGACAAAATCTGATGATATCCTTGAATTCATACGAAACTACATTTGA
- a CDS encoding TAXI family TRAP transporter solute-binding subunit — protein MKKKTLLFFIVLFFAGLSCKKEFSFRFAAGFEGGTYYKIGQSLNSIPGFKFEVQKTDGSLDNILRLAANKADFSLTQLDMLQNYAIGEPDIKGKVKILMPLYGEEVHLLAKKSIQNLQDLKGKTISIGPSDSGIKISSLIFLSQIGLKEEDIKLEEFKTEKALAMLVEGKLDAVVIIAGAPVKALSDLDKSVGNKIHLLEFAEGLYQSVRGTNLMYQKAEIPAGMYSWQEKSIRTLLVQSVLISRAEIDIPTIEEFVDNIFSNQISLGSQHSKWKGLNKKQVKLYFEKSPDLYHPAMKKIISNF, from the coding sequence ATGAAAAAGAAAACTCTATTATTTTTTATAGTTCTCTTTTTTGCAGGACTTTCCTGTAAGAAAGAGTTTTCATTTCGTTTTGCTGCCGGCTTTGAAGGAGGAACCTATTATAAAATAGGACAATCTCTAAATTCAATTCCGGGCTTTAAGTTTGAAGTTCAAAAAACGGATGGAAGCCTGGATAATATACTCAGATTAGCTGCGAATAAAGCCGACTTTTCTCTGACACAACTCGATATGTTACAGAATTACGCTATCGGAGAACCGGACATAAAAGGAAAAGTAAAAATCCTGATGCCGCTCTATGGAGAAGAGGTTCATTTACTGGCTAAGAAAAGCATTCAGAATTTACAGGATCTGAAAGGAAAAACTATTTCTATAGGCCCTTCCGATTCCGGGATAAAAATCAGTTCTTTAATCTTTTTAAGCCAAATAGGCCTCAAAGAAGAAGATATCAAGCTCGAAGAGTTTAAAACAGAGAAAGCTTTAGCTATGCTTGTAGAAGGAAAACTTGATGCAGTTGTTATCATTGCCGGCGCCCCGGTAAAAGCTCTCTCCGATCTGGATAAAAGTGTAGGAAATAAAATTCATCTTCTGGAGTTTGCCGAGGGTCTGTATCAATCAGTTCGAGGAACAAATCTTATGTATCAAAAAGCAGAAATTCCCGCAGGGATGTATAGTTGGCAGGAGAAGTCGATACGAACTTTATTAGTTCAATCGGTTTTAATTAGCCGGGCTGAAATAGATATTCCAACTATAGAAGAATTTGTAGATAATATTTTTTCAAATCAGATTTCTCTTGGAAGCCAACACAGCAAATGGAAAGGTTTGAATAAAAAACAGGTAAAGTTGTATTTTGAAAAGAGCCCGGACTTATACCACCCGGCTATGAAAAAGATCATTTCTAATTTCTAA